In Rhodopirellula islandica, one DNA window encodes the following:
- a CDS encoding thymidine phosphorylase: protein MLTANLIRIKRDGGVLDADQWRFLIEGYCDGQVTDYQMSALAMAIYFRGLTRRETAELTRCMVDSGERLPRVNDRPRVDKHSTGGLGDKVSLILAPLLACCDVDVPMISGRGLGRTGGTLDKLEAIEGYETQLTIDQSSRVLKDVGCFIVGATESIAPADRRLYGLRDVTGTVESVGLITASILSKKLAASLDALVMDVKVGSAGFMPTIEQASELAECLQEVGAESGLPTLPLLSDMDQPLGRAIGNAIEVNESLDVLGGGGPKEVRALTLRLSAELLVATKQASDLRAAEKLLASKLDSGDAMQRFEQMVHEQGGKLSGHLPLGRRSEHVAERSGWVESIDCPAIGDAIIAMGGGRRQTTDSVDPSVGIDLHVRIGDRVEAGQPLWTVHEGPKPCPPITPVQLSETNVPARPLILPLSRND from the coding sequence GCTGACCGCCAATTTAATCCGGATCAAGCGGGATGGAGGGGTGCTGGACGCTGACCAGTGGCGTTTTTTGATCGAGGGCTACTGCGACGGCCAAGTCACCGATTACCAGATGTCAGCCCTGGCGATGGCAATCTACTTTCGCGGATTGACCCGACGTGAAACGGCGGAGTTGACCCGCTGCATGGTCGACAGTGGTGAACGCTTGCCTCGCGTGAACGATCGTCCCCGCGTCGATAAACACAGCACCGGAGGACTGGGCGACAAGGTTTCGCTGATCCTGGCTCCGCTGCTGGCGTGTTGCGACGTGGATGTGCCGATGATCAGTGGTCGCGGACTGGGGCGAACCGGCGGGACGCTCGACAAATTGGAAGCCATCGAGGGTTACGAGACTCAACTGACGATCGACCAATCCAGCCGAGTCCTGAAAGACGTGGGATGCTTCATCGTGGGAGCGACCGAGTCCATCGCCCCGGCGGACCGTCGGTTGTATGGGCTGCGCGATGTGACTGGGACGGTCGAATCCGTGGGGCTGATCACGGCCAGCATCCTCAGCAAAAAGCTGGCCGCAAGCTTGGATGCGTTGGTGATGGATGTGAAAGTCGGGTCGGCAGGGTTCATGCCGACAATCGAGCAGGCGTCGGAGTTGGCGGAATGCTTGCAGGAGGTGGGTGCGGAATCTGGGCTGCCCACCCTTCCCCTTTTGTCCGACATGGATCAACCGCTCGGACGCGCCATCGGAAACGCGATCGAGGTCAACGAGTCGCTCGATGTGCTCGGTGGTGGTGGACCGAAAGAGGTGCGAGCGTTGACGTTACGATTGTCAGCGGAACTGTTAGTGGCAACGAAGCAGGCCAGCGATTTGCGAGCGGCTGAGAAATTGCTCGCCAGCAAGCTGGATTCGGGCGACGCGATGCAGCGGTTTGAACAAATGGTGCATGAACAAGGCGGCAAGCTTTCCGGGCATCTGCCGCTGGGGCGGCGAAGCGAACACGTGGCCGAACGATCCGGTTGGGTCGAATCGATCGACTGTCCCGCGATCGGTGACGCGATCATTGCGATGGGAGGAGGCCGACGTCAAACGACCGACTCAGTGGACCCTTCCGTGGGAATCGACCTGCACGTTCGCATCGGCGATCGTGTCGAAGCCGGCCAGCCCTTGTGGACGGTGCATGAAGGTCCGAAGCCCTGCCCGCCCATCACGCCGGTTCAGTTGTCGGAAACAAACGTCCCTGCTCGGCCGTTGATTCTTCCGCTCAGCCGCAATGATTGA
- a CDS encoding tetratricopeptide repeat protein yields MSSSKHNRRRPTTPPSAASVAPSSSTRSRKPILFTIAACMAGLLIALMLPSRLHWHRYETHLRNTNYAAATRSLESAERWWASTASVTLANANILAQQGYDDRAMAAIVAAENIGADPAVAAAMKSRLKWQSGNLDSRAQRYDAPDLTPDDFAAIAMGYIVRGNEADAAKVTRAWQQRDPQDASADVIASLIAQNREDVEQADKRLRDAIRKNPEHVTARFELAQHQYAQRNFDAALAGFESVIATLSPHVPAGDRVSINGEQLHASQFIRALILQEQGRIEEAEDQFKGLLENFEDDFAIRYSLANMHALHGQGDQILETLKPILGRFPDDISLNYLMATGETLRGNVSQANDWINKYLKARRQLNQLLEAERKRGNRPPDPEFYMQLAETYLRFKWDDAKPWLDLAASLQPRSPRVRRGYQQFYENSGNFEQAARYSN; encoded by the coding sequence ATGAGCTCCTCCAAACACAATCGCCGCCGACCAACGACTCCGCCATCCGCTGCATCGGTCGCGCCTTCTTCATCGACACGGTCTCGCAAACCAATCCTTTTCACGATCGCCGCCTGCATGGCGGGTTTGCTGATCGCGTTGATGTTGCCTTCTCGATTGCACTGGCATCGCTACGAAACCCATCTTCGCAACACCAACTATGCCGCCGCGACCAGGTCGCTCGAGTCCGCTGAACGTTGGTGGGCATCGACCGCCAGCGTCACCTTGGCAAACGCGAACATTCTGGCACAGCAAGGATACGACGACCGAGCGATGGCGGCGATCGTTGCCGCCGAGAACATCGGCGCGGACCCAGCGGTCGCCGCCGCGATGAAGTCCCGACTGAAATGGCAGAGCGGGAATCTGGATTCGCGAGCCCAACGATATGACGCCCCTGACCTCACACCGGATGACTTCGCTGCCATCGCAATGGGATACATCGTACGTGGAAACGAGGCCGATGCCGCGAAGGTCACGCGGGCTTGGCAACAACGGGATCCCCAGGATGCCTCAGCAGATGTGATCGCGTCGCTGATCGCCCAGAACCGCGAAGACGTCGAACAAGCCGACAAACGTCTCCGAGACGCGATCCGAAAGAATCCCGAACACGTGACCGCCCGTTTCGAGTTGGCTCAGCACCAGTACGCTCAGCGAAACTTTGACGCCGCCTTGGCTGGTTTTGAATCGGTGATCGCAACGCTTTCACCGCACGTCCCTGCCGGCGATCGCGTTTCGATCAATGGAGAACAACTGCATGCGTCCCAATTCATTCGCGCGTTGATCTTGCAAGAACAAGGACGCATCGAGGAGGCCGAAGACCAATTCAAAGGTTTGCTCGAAAACTTTGAAGACGATTTCGCGATTCGTTACTCGCTGGCCAACATGCATGCCTTGCACGGACAGGGCGATCAAATCTTGGAGACACTGAAACCGATTCTGGGTCGATTCCCCGATGACATCTCGCTGAACTACTTGATGGCCACCGGCGAAACGCTTCGCGGAAACGTGTCTCAGGCCAACGACTGGATCAACAAGTACTTGAAGGCCCGCCGTCAACTGAACCAGCTCTTGGAAGCCGAACGAAAGCGAGGCAATCGCCCACCCGATCCCGAGTTTTACATGCAGTTGGCGGAAACCTACCTGCGTTTCAAATGGGATGACGCGAAACCTTGGTTGGACTTGGCCGCCTCCTTGCAACCCCGATCGCCTCGCGTGCGACGTGGTTACCAGCAGTTCTACGAAAACTCCGGCAACTTCGAACAAGCCGCCCGATACAGCAACTGA
- a CDS encoding FG-GAP repeat domain-containing protein, with protein sequence MALSSAAVFGLAGCDTGDSVEPQLVDRLIATPTHARPTDPESIRAFCGDCHASPDPGIFEWDRWEEEVDQGFRLYRESLRDDLVPTDRDATLAYYRDSSPQKWDMPLPKRTLDNRFERHVIEWPGKPAISAVSSLLRLPDQDQNPVLALTDMWTGTVAKFVAKQPSIEQIKVEQLASVAHASHVAESDLDGDGQRDFLVADLGTHNPQTEHEGNVWWLRPVQADAGNSHSGIMSELNYERIPLRLAMSRVADVRPIDYDDDGDQDILVGDFGLHFEGGLHLGLNQGIDAQTGIPQFEWRTLDERPGIITIEVLDFDQDGKQDFLTLLTQHYEAIQFHRNKGDGTYETIVLHQAPNPAYGSSSMEIVDFDQDGDWDILATNGDTFDDSLAKPYHGIWWLENKGSFPLTRHEVATMPGCYHAATGDFDHDGDLDIAATSWLGNQEIARYPADSFDGLVWFENRGQASKDSSFTFQRHTLEMNRCQAATLEVIDWNGDGHDDLLVPQSVMAFDVTQPLVVWINRGDATKEPNE encoded by the coding sequence GTGGCGTTGTCCTCCGCCGCGGTTTTCGGATTGGCGGGTTGCGACACCGGTGACAGTGTTGAGCCACAGCTCGTCGATCGCCTGATCGCCACCCCCACCCATGCTCGGCCAACCGATCCGGAATCGATCCGGGCATTTTGCGGTGACTGCCACGCGTCGCCCGACCCTGGGATCTTTGAATGGGATCGCTGGGAAGAAGAAGTCGACCAAGGGTTTCGACTGTACCGAGAATCCTTGCGTGACGATTTGGTGCCGACGGATCGTGACGCCACCTTGGCGTACTACCGTGATTCATCGCCGCAAAAATGGGACATGCCGCTTCCAAAGCGAACGCTGGACAACCGCTTCGAACGACACGTCATCGAGTGGCCGGGGAAGCCAGCCATCAGCGCCGTTTCTAGCCTCTTGAGGTTGCCAGACCAGGATCAAAACCCGGTGCTGGCACTCACCGACATGTGGACCGGCACCGTCGCGAAATTCGTGGCGAAGCAACCAAGCATCGAGCAAATCAAAGTGGAACAGCTCGCTTCCGTTGCTCATGCATCCCACGTGGCGGAATCCGATTTGGACGGCGATGGGCAACGAGATTTCCTGGTGGCCGACCTGGGAACTCACAACCCACAAACCGAACACGAAGGCAACGTGTGGTGGTTGAGACCGGTCCAAGCTGACGCCGGCAACTCCCATTCGGGCATCATGTCCGAACTGAACTACGAACGAATCCCGTTGCGACTGGCCATGTCGCGTGTCGCCGATGTGCGGCCGATCGACTACGACGACGATGGGGACCAAGACATCTTGGTCGGCGACTTTGGCTTGCACTTCGAAGGCGGCCTGCACCTCGGTTTGAACCAAGGCATCGATGCCCAAACAGGCATTCCGCAGTTTGAGTGGCGAACTCTGGACGAACGACCGGGCATCATCACGATTGAAGTCTTGGACTTCGATCAGGATGGCAAGCAAGACTTCCTCACGCTCCTGACACAGCACTACGAAGCGATCCAGTTTCACCGCAACAAAGGCGACGGAACCTACGAAACCATCGTGCTGCATCAAGCACCCAACCCGGCCTACGGTTCGAGCAGCATGGAAATCGTCGACTTCGATCAAGACGGTGACTGGGATATTTTGGCAACCAACGGCGACACGTTTGATGATTCGTTGGCGAAACCCTATCACGGCATTTGGTGGCTCGAAAACAAAGGTTCCTTCCCGCTGACACGCCACGAGGTGGCAACCATGCCAGGTTGCTACCACGCCGCGACCGGCGACTTCGACCATGACGGTGACCTGGACATTGCAGCCACGTCGTGGCTGGGCAACCAAGAGATCGCACGCTACCCCGCGGACTCGTTTGATGGATTGGTGTGGTTCGAAAACAGGGGCCAGGCTTCGAAGGATTCAAGCTTCACGTTCCAACGCCACACCCTCGAAATGAATCGCTGCCAAGCTGCAACGTTGGAAGTCATCGACTGGAATGGCGATGGTCACGATGATCTGTTGGTGCCCCAATCGGTGATGGCGTTTGATGTGACTCAGCCTCTCGTCGTCTGGATCAACCGCGGCGATGCAACGAAGGAGCCCAACGAATGA